The following coding sequences are from one Rutidosis leptorrhynchoides isolate AG116_Rl617_1_P2 chromosome 11, CSIRO_AGI_Rlap_v1, whole genome shotgun sequence window:
- the LOC139875523 gene encoding TATA box-binding protein-associated factor RNA polymerase I subunit B-like has translation MTDCLSLTCEICEFVGLENGYDGYYYCQRCGTQAEGIREMAVDNDDLIFIKENIRSIVQRRVPVKTEPLSQSQPASHFWETLRTQVKEEDVKPGDVVGPTEPADFATVPRKLTYEDYYTEIRMRYVMGVQIMVELQIKALVDKFNVCPLVVGMIEPIWLRLLAETNIFNDNWADEVINKSESQVQGETGGVLARGKHKHEPHNLLGKRCVMLWFRSVSNTIPLSYSLAISFLVCHLAREPILSTDIIKWTLEGKIPYFAAYVEIEKQIGPATNACPISSTRMFRPIHAISAQKLESLAASIAYSIGLELPPVNFYAIASCYLKQLSLPVEIILPHACRINEWCMLPDLWLSVNESRIPTRAYVLSILIVSIRILYNIHGFGKWESSLSRAIKKKVRRKLIFSADGEQSHLDAATEILVVLQSKYNELIDTSDHEKDLESYLEYCKNVVFAVTEQSFEDLEEYYIIDELWNLYKKNKEDGKSCESPSVSPSSPYKKRPRDVSKSKTKKPKDGNAQIISQNDKGESHKEREIRRMISNMEENKFSYIPPRSKVKRHDYLHYTRKKDVGAYVYAAHADYYILLRSCARVAQLDVRCMHVAVMSVERRLAWLENNIQRCLKRMPSSSSSSSSSSSSSSSSSSEACQFCDDDDEEEAVQNAPNDVATDMDFQC, from the exons ATGACTGATTGTTTGAGCTTGACGTGCGAAATCTGTGAGTTTGTGGGGTTAGAAAACGGTTATGACGGCTACTATTACTGCCAGCGATGTGGGACCCAAGCTGAAGGAATCAGAGAAATGGCTGTCGATAACGATGATTTGATCTTCATTAAAGAAAATATCCGGTCTATAGTTCAAAGGCGTGTACCTGTTAAAACCGAGCCACTCTCTCAGTCCCAACCCGCTTCACATTTTTGGGAGACATTAAGGACCCAAGTAAAAGAAGAAGATGTTAAACCAGGTGATGTTGTGGGCCCCACTGAGCCAGCTGATTTTGCAACAGTGCCTAGAAAACTGACTTATGAAGATTATTACACTGAAATTAGGATGAGATATGTAATGGGAGTACAGATAATGGTTGAACTGCAGATCAAGGCTTTGGTTGATAAATTTAACGTGTGTCCGTTAGTTGTTGGCATGATCGAACCCATTTGGTTAAGATTGTTAGCAGAAACTAACATTTTTAATGACAACTGGGCTGATGAGGTTATCAACAAATCAGAATCTCAAGTTCAAG GTGAAACGGGAGGTGTACTGGCTAGAGGTAAACATAAACATGAACCCCATAATTTACTCGGTAAACGATGCGTAATGTTATGGTTCCGATCCGTGAGCAACACAATACCATTATCTTATTCTTTAGCAATATCATTTTTAGTGTGCCATTTAGCAAGGGAACCAATTCTATCAACTGATATAATTAAATGGACACTTGAAGGCAAAATTCCTTATTTTGCTGCTTATGTCGAAATCGAAAAACAAATTGGCCCCGCTACTAACGCTTGTCCAATAAGTTCGACCCGTATGTTCAGACCCATTCATGCAATCTCGGCTCAAAAACTCGAGTCATTGGCAGCTTCGATTGCATATTCGATAGGCCTAGAGTTACCTCCCGTTAACTTTTACGCGATTGCCTCTTGTTATCTAAAACAATTATCTCTTCCAGTTGAGATTATTCTCCCCCACGCGTGTCGAATAAACGAGTGGTGTATGTTACCAGATCTTTGGTTATCCGTAAATGAATCGAGGATACCTACACGTGCATATGTGTTGTCAATACTTATAGTATCGATTAGGATTCTGTATAATATTCATGGATTTGGGAAATGGGAAAGTTCGTTGTCTCGTGCAATCAAGAAAAAAGTTAGGAGAAAATTAATTTTTTCCGCCGATGGTGAACAATCGCACTTAGATGCTGCTACAGAGATTCTAGTTGTACTACAATCAAAGTACAATGAGCTTATTGATACGAGTG ATCATGAGAAGGATTTGGAAAGTTATCTTGAATATTGTAAAAATGTCGTTTTTGCTGTTACGGAGCAGTCGTTTGAGGATCTTGAGGAATATTACATAATAGATGAGCTTTGGAATTTGTATAAGAAGAACAAAGAG gatGGTAAATCATGTGAGTCACCCTCCGTAAGCCCTAGTAGTCCTTACAAGAAGAGACCAAGAGACGTTTCAAAAAGCAAGACGAAGAAGCCTAAAGACGGAAATGCGCAAATTATTAGTCAAAACGATAAGGGGGAGTCACACAAGGAAAGAGAAATAAGGCGAATGATATCAAACATGGAAGAGAATAAATTTAGTTATATTCCTCCAAGGAGCAAAGTGAAAagacatgattaccttcattaCACAAGGAAAAAAGATGTTGGGGCTTATGTTTATGCTGCACATGCGGATTACTACATTCTATTGCGCTCTTGTGCGCGAGTGGCTCAACTCGATGTCAGGTGTATGCATGTTGCTGTGATGAGTGTTGAGAGGCGATTAGCTTGGCTAGAGAATAACATACAACGTTGCTTGAAACGAatgccttcttcttcttcttcttcttcttcttcttcttcttcttcttcttcttcttcttctgaagCTTGCCAGttttgtgatgatgatgatgaggaggaGGCTGTACAAAATGCTCCAAATGATGTTGCTACGGATATGGATTTTCAGTGTTAA